The genomic region ACTGCGGGTTATCCAGCAGCAGTTGCAGGGCATCGCACAGTTCCCCCAGGTTGTGGGGCGGAATATTGGTGGCCATACCCACGGCAATACCCGAGCTGCCGTTGAGCAGCAGGTTGGGAACCTTGCTCGGCATGACCGTAGGTTCCTGAAGGGTGTTGTCGTAGTTGGGGCGAAAATCCACGGTGTTCTTGTCCAGGTCGTTCAAAAACTCCTGGGCAAGCTTGGACATGCGCACTTCGGTATAACGCATGGCAGCAGCGGCATCACCATCGATGGAGCCAAAGTTGCCCTGCCCGTCCACCAGCGGATCGCGCATGGAAAATTCCTGCGCCATACGCACCAGTGCGTCATACACGGCAGAGTCGCCATGCGGGTGATATTTACCGATGACGTCACCGACGATGCGCGCGGATTTTTTGTGCGGACGGTTGTAGTTGTTGGCAAGCTCGTACTGCGCAAAAAGAATACGCCTGTGAACCGGCTTAAGGCCATCGCGCGCGTCCGGGATGGCGCGCCCGATAATGACCGAAAGGGAATACTCCAGATACGATTTGCGGAGTTCTGTTTCAATGCTGATCTGCGGCTGCTGCATATCTGCCACTGCGGGCCTCGCTGCTGTTATTTGGGGGCTGGAAGGGCAAGCCCTTCTGATGCAAAGGGCCTGTACCCTCCTGCATCCCCATTTTACGTGTCATGCGGCGAAAAACTTGAAAATCCTGAATTTCGCTTCACGCTTGATTTATTCACAGAAAAGCGTGTGGAACTGTCCGTGTAGGACAGTTCCACACGGATTTCTTTTAAATATCCAGATCCTGTACGGCCAGGGCGTTGCGCTCGATAAAATCGCGGCGCGGTTCCACACGGTCGCCCATAAGCTCCACAAAAGCGTCAGAAGCCTCGTTGGCATCCTCCACGGAAACCTGTAGGAGTACGCGATTTTCTGGATTCATGGTCGTCACCCAGAGCTGGTCGGGGTTCATTTCACCAAGACCCTTGTAGCGCTGGATGTTGATACCCTTGCGGGCTTCATCAAGCACCATGCGCATGAGCGTAAACAGATCCTCTGTGGCAACTTCGCCGTCCTTTTTGCGCAGGGTAAAGGCAAAGGAGCCGCACTGCTGGCGCAGCTCGTCAAAGAGCTGCCAGCCTTGCTTGTAAAGGCGGGAAGAGAAAAACTCCATGCCTCTGCGGGTATGGTGCCCACCGGTATTTTCAAACACGGCAAACAGGCGTTCTTCCTCGTCTTCGCTCTTTTCCCGCTCAAGAGTGAGCATGTATCCGTGACTGTTAAGCCATTCGATGAGTTCGCTGTCCTGATTTTCAAGGCTATGAGCGTCAATCTGCTTTTCATGGGTCACAAGGGCCATGAAGAGGTCACGCGGAGTGCCGGACATTTCGGCATCATTCACGCGGCCTTCGGCCTTTTCAATGTGTTCCATGAGACTGATGAGTTCCTTACCTCGGAATTCCTTTCCGTTGGAGGCCACCACCGTCACGTCTTCGCTCACGCGTGTGAGCAGAAATTCGTTGAGCGCGGGGTCGTCCTTGATGAACTTTTCCATGCGCGAATTGTGCACACGGTACAAAGGCGGCTGTGCGATGTAGACAAAGCCGCGCTCAACCATCTCCTGATACTGCCTGAAGAAAAAGGTCAGCAGCAGGGTGCGGATGTGCGCTCCGTCCACATCGGCGTCTGTCATGATGATGATTTTATGGTAGCGCAGCTTGTCGAGGTCGGTGTCTTCCTCGCCGATGCCTGCGCCCATGGCGGTAATGAGCGCCTTAACTTCCTTGTTGGCAAGCATCTTGTCAAAGCGGGTGCGTTCCGTGTTCAGGATTTTGCCGCGCAAGGGCAAAATAGCCTGGTTTTTGGGATTACGCCCCTGCTTTGCAGAGCCGCCTGCCGAATCACCTTCCACGATAAACAGCTCGGATTCAATGGGATCCTTGCTCTGGCAGTCGGCAAGTTTGCCAGGCAACGAGTTGTCGGAAAGCGCGCCCTTGCGGCGGACAAGCTCCTTGGCGCGGCGGGCTGCGTCCCGCGCCCGCGAGGCGTCTATGGCCTTGTCAATGATGAGGCGGATATCCTTGGGATTTTCCTCAAAATACACATTCAGGCGGTCATACACCACACCGGCAACCAGACCGGCAATTTCGCTGTTTCCAAGCTTGGTCTTGGTCTGCCCTTCAAACTGGGGCTGGGGCAGCTTGACGCTGATAACGGCGGTAAGGCCCTCGCGCACATCATCACCAGACAGCGAGGTGTTCTTCATCTTTTTGACCAGGTCGGCCTGGCCCTTGATGTAGCCGTTGATGGCGCGCGTGAGCGCAGTACGGAAACCCACAAGGTGGGTGCCGCCTTCCTTGGTCCGAATGTTGTTGGCAAAGGTGAAAATGTTTTCCTTGTACCCCGCATTGTACTGCAAGGCAAAATCCACGGTAACATTATCAACAATGCCTTCACCAAAGATTATGGGGTGAATGCCCTGCTCGCCGGAGTTGAGGTCGCCCACAAACTGGCGGATGCCGCCTTCGGCGTGGAACACATGGGTTTCGCCGATGCGCTCATCGATGCACTCGATAGTCAGGCCCTTGTTAAGATAGGCCAGTTCTTCAAAGCGCTTTTTCAATGTTTCATATGAAAACTCGAGAACTTCAAAAATCTCTTCGTCAGGTTTGAAGCGAACGGTGGTGCCGTGCCCTTCAACGAAGCCCTCGCTGATAACCACCAGTTCGTCCTGCGGTACGCCACGGGCATAGTGTTGGCGGTAGCGTTTGCCATCTCGGCGCACCGTGACCGTGAGCTCTTCCGAAAGAGCGTTGACGCAGGAAACACCCACGCCGTGCAGACCGCCCGAAACCTTGTAGCTCGAATTGTCGAACTTGCCGCCAGCATGCAACTTGGTCATGACCACCTGCACGGCGGGCACGCCTTCCTTGGGATGGATATCCACAGGAATACCGCGACCGTCATCGCGAACAGTCACGCTGTTGTCAGCATGCAGAATAACAGTGACCCGCGAACAGAAGCCGGCCATGGCTTCGTCAATGGAGTTGTCCACTACCTCGTACACCAGATGGTGCAGGCCGCGCGCGTCTGTAGAGCCTATGTACATGGCCGGGCGCTTGCGCACAGCCGACAGGCCTTCCAGAATGGTAATGGAAGAGGCGTTGTACCCGCCGTTGCCGGTTTCAGGAGCCATTAAACGTCTTCCTCGCTATAGTAGGTCGTTTCAGAAACCTTCATGGGCATGATGATAACTGTATAGTCGGCATCATCGGCGCCGCGGATACCGCAGGGGCCTTCAGAGCCGGTGAGCATCATGTCGATCTTTGCAGAAACAAAGTGTCCCAGCACATCAAGCAGGTTGCGCGTGGGGAAGGCAATGCGTTTTATATCGCCATTATAAGCAACTTCAAGGCTTTCATTGGCCGAGCCCACATCCTGCCCCTGGGCGGAAAGCAGGGCTTCCCCGGCAGAAAGATCCATGTAGGTGCAGCGGTCGCTCTCGGTATTAAAAATGAGAATACGACCAAGAGCTTCAATAGCTTCCTTGCGAGCAAGAGTCATGGGGTGCATGTCTTCGCTGGCAAGCTTGCTCATAAATATATTGTAATCGGGATATTCGTGGGCGGCGCGGGGCAGACTGAGCGTCTCAGCGCCATCAA from Desulfovibrio sp. UIB00 harbors:
- the gyrB gene encoding DNA topoisomerase (ATP-hydrolyzing) subunit B; the protein is MAPETGNGGYNASSITILEGLSAVRKRPAMYIGSTDARGLHHLVYEVVDNSIDEAMAGFCSRVTVILHADNSVTVRDDGRGIPVDIHPKEGVPAVQVVMTKLHAGGKFDNSSYKVSGGLHGVGVSCVNALSEELTVTVRRDGKRYRQHYARGVPQDELVVISEGFVEGHGTTVRFKPDEEIFEVLEFSYETLKKRFEELAYLNKGLTIECIDERIGETHVFHAEGGIRQFVGDLNSGEQGIHPIIFGEGIVDNVTVDFALQYNAGYKENIFTFANNIRTKEGGTHLVGFRTALTRAINGYIKGQADLVKKMKNTSLSGDDVREGLTAVISVKLPQPQFEGQTKTKLGNSEIAGLVAGVVYDRLNVYFEENPKDIRLIIDKAIDASRARDAARRAKELVRRKGALSDNSLPGKLADCQSKDPIESELFIVEGDSAGGSAKQGRNPKNQAILPLRGKILNTERTRFDKMLANKEVKALITAMGAGIGEEDTDLDKLRYHKIIIMTDADVDGAHIRTLLLTFFFRQYQEMVERGFVYIAQPPLYRVHNSRMEKFIKDDPALNEFLLTRVSEDVTVVASNGKEFRGKELISLMEHIEKAEGRVNDAEMSGTPRDLFMALVTHEKQIDAHSLENQDSELIEWLNSHGYMLTLEREKSEDEEERLFAVFENTGGHHTRRGMEFFSSRLYKQGWQLFDELRQQCGSFAFTLRKKDGEVATEDLFTLMRMVLDEARKGINIQRYKGLGEMNPDQLWVTTMNPENRVLLQVSVEDANEASDAFVELMGDRVEPRRDFIERNALAVQDLDI